In a single window of the Anaerotruncus rubiinfantis genome:
- a CDS encoding GldG family protein, translating to MKKKTPEKSGARRVWAASMALAVLLMVLANLCAALMTDRLGAKFDLTENKLYALSDTTIEIIGNLETPVTIQVFNNRTDFLILIREILDRYQRGGNMVTVQYADPYANPRLVQGYKDEGYEIGLNSVAVVGGGQKKVFAITDLYDIDPSTQQVNACIAEQVLTSAISAVAAGHTRLVQFTDGHDERPSAGLMEIFESNNFEIQRTAVAITGIDSRTDLLVIAAPTRDFEDRETQMIGDYLLGGGRLMVFLPPASTAFPNLTQLLREWGISVSDGVVREPQLFMYSDPVNVAATYVAHPITEFFSKNRYYVVSPSSRALSQEFMQMGSIATRPVLTSSSKSYAKSEIETGDPEKREGDAEGPFLLAVTAERDNGTDPVARIFCMGSSGVYGDDLLSARSLANRDLLIQAAGWLAEDEPLFHIPAKNLNLSAIGILDYQVGILGLLLILVVPLAVVCIGVVVYLRRRHL from the coding sequence ATGAAAAAGAAAACTCCGGAAAAGTCCGGTGCGCGGCGTGTCTGGGCCGCCTCGATGGCCCTGGCGGTCCTGCTCATGGTGCTGGCGAATCTCTGCGCCGCGCTGATGACCGACCGCTTGGGCGCAAAATTCGATCTTACGGAAAATAAACTTTATGCGCTTTCGGACACCACCATAGAGATCATCGGGAACCTGGAGACTCCGGTGACCATCCAGGTTTTCAACAACAGAACGGATTTTTTAATTCTGATCCGGGAGATCCTTGACCGCTACCAGCGCGGGGGCAACATGGTCACCGTGCAGTATGCGGACCCTTATGCCAACCCGCGGCTGGTGCAAGGCTACAAGGATGAAGGATATGAGATCGGTCTCAACAGTGTGGCAGTCGTTGGCGGCGGACAGAAAAAAGTGTTCGCCATCACCGATCTTTACGACATCGATCCCTCCACCCAACAGGTGAATGCCTGCATTGCCGAACAGGTGCTCACGTCGGCAATTTCGGCCGTGGCTGCGGGACACACCAGGCTGGTGCAGTTCACCGACGGGCATGACGAACGCCCGTCCGCCGGGCTCATGGAAATTTTTGAAAGCAACAACTTTGAAATCCAGCGCACCGCCGTGGCGATCACCGGGATCGATTCCCGAACCGATCTTCTGGTCATCGCCGCGCCAACCCGCGATTTTGAGGATCGCGAGACGCAGATGATCGGGGATTATCTGCTCGGCGGCGGCAGGCTGATGGTATTCCTGCCGCCCGCGTCCACCGCCTTTCCAAACCTTACGCAGCTTCTGCGGGAGTGGGGGATCAGCGTTTCGGATGGGGTGGTCCGCGAACCGCAGCTCTTTATGTACAGCGATCCGGTTAATGTGGCCGCGACCTATGTCGCGCATCCGATCACAGAATTTTTCAGCAAAAACAGGTATTACGTGGTTTCGCCTTCCTCACGGGCGCTTTCGCAGGAATTCATGCAGATGGGCAGTATTGCCACCCGTCCGGTGCTCACCTCCTCCAGCAAATCCTACGCGAAATCCGAAATTGAGACCGGCGACCCGGAAAAGCGGGAAGGCGATGCGGAAGGCCCGTTCCTGCTGGCGGTTACGGCGGAAAGGGACAATGGAACCGACCCGGTTGCACGAATCTTCTGTATGGGAAGCAGCGGGGTCTATGGGGACGACCTGCTTTCCGCGCGCAGCCTGGCCAACCGGGATCTTCTGATTCAGGCCGCGGGATGGCTTGCAGAGGATGAGCCGCTGTTCCATATCCCGGCTAAGAACCTCAACCTCTCCGCGATCGGCATTCTTGATTACCAGGTGGGCATTTTGGGGCTGCTTCTGATCCTCGTGGTGCCGCTTGCCGTGGTCTGCATCGGCGTTGTGGTCTACCTGCGCAGGAGGCACCTGTGA
- a CDS encoding DUF4340 domain-containing protein, translating into MIRGARSLWGMAAAAVVLLILTAVLAMAAPADEKTAPARENVYVAEIPMQELYGMALKNGNGSMGIALENGVPALLDAPDRDFSAQKLMRFLRDFSSLPARRVTQPLDPEEYGLDTPSATLSVLLRDGTTLRFLLGDRCPMGGGSYLMQEGQDGIYLIDEKLADRLCASMDDFRDFTLFPGLDRDTLANLETIAVERADSTYLLDRLPDAQVPLFMLRDPFEATLEWSAVDEKILAPLQTLEADGFVSQDIPLEAYGLDRPELALHLIYDGKVVSVGFAKAGDGRYYCADLSGTRVLSCGAQSVQFLETGYTELFAASAYHASAAETQNITVTASGLRLSIDLNGEGEGLRGQCGEKTFSQMEMTKLFSRLTAYPILRELPADTNLPAEGGISVSVTGRDGHSDIIRLLALGQEVAVVINGQANFSTYPLVLEEIESALRHALQ; encoded by the coding sequence GTGATCCGCGGGGCGCGTTCCCTTTGGGGGATGGCAGCGGCAGCGGTGGTGCTGCTGATTTTGACGGCAGTGCTGGCCATGGCCGCCCCGGCGGACGAAAAAACGGCTCCCGCGCGGGAGAACGTCTATGTGGCCGAAATCCCCATGCAGGAGCTTTATGGGATGGCGCTCAAAAACGGGAATGGCTCTATGGGGATCGCATTGGAAAATGGCGTCCCCGCGCTGCTTGATGCTCCCGACAGGGATTTTTCCGCGCAGAAGCTGATGCGGTTTCTGCGGGATTTTTCCTCCCTTCCCGCCCGTCGGGTCACCCAGCCGCTGGACCCGGAGGAATATGGCCTGGACACACCCTCGGCAACCCTTTCGGTCCTTCTGCGTGACGGGACGACTCTGCGCTTTTTGCTTGGGGATCGCTGCCCCATGGGGGGCGGCAGTTATCTGATGCAGGAAGGACAGGATGGGATCTATCTGATCGATGAAAAACTGGCGGACCGGCTGTGTGCCTCGATGGACGATTTCCGCGATTTCACCCTGTTCCCCGGGCTCGACCGGGATACCCTCGCGAACCTCGAAACAATCGCGGTCGAACGCGCCGACAGCACCTATCTGCTCGACCGGCTGCCCGATGCGCAGGTGCCGCTTTTTATGCTGCGCGACCCGTTTGAGGCAACCCTGGAGTGGAGTGCCGTGGATGAAAAAATTCTCGCGCCGCTGCAGACGCTCGAGGCGGACGGGTTTGTTTCGCAAGACATCCCGCTGGAGGCCTACGGGCTCGACCGGCCGGAGCTGGCGCTGCATCTCATCTACGACGGGAAGGTCGTTTCGGTGGGGTTTGCAAAGGCCGGGGATGGAAGATATTACTGCGCCGACCTGAGCGGCACCCGGGTGCTTTCCTGCGGCGCGCAAAGCGTACAGTTCCTTGAAACAGGCTATACCGAACTGTTCGCCGCGTCCGCCTACCATGCGAGCGCGGCCGAGACGCAGAATATCACCGTCACAGCGTCAGGCCTGCGCCTGAGCATTGACCTGAATGGCGAAGGGGAAGGCCTGCGCGGTCAATGCGGTGAGAAGACCTTTTCCCAGATGGAGATGACGAAACTCTTTTCCCGGCTGACCGCTTATCCCATCCTGCGGGAACTGCCCGCGGACACAAACCTTCCGGCTGAAGGCGGTATTTCGGTGAGCGTCACCGGACGGGATGGCCATTCGGATATCATCCGGCTGCTTGCACTGGGGCAGGAAGTTGCGGTTGTGATAAATGGCCAGGCAAACTTTTCGACCTATCCCCTTGTGCTGGAGGAGATCGAGTCGGCTCTGCGGCACGCTCTGCAATGA
- a CDS encoding C4-dicarboxylate TRAP transporter substrate-binding protein — protein sequence MKKILCAILALAMMLSIAACGSSSAPASSAAPAASKAPAASAPAPEPAADAPAGKASFELSMANTQPEADVETQAMIKCKEILEEKTNGDIACTVYPNSELGDTDDLVEQAAQGMSVMVPTDPARLAAYIPEFGILQMPYLFPDLSYLDKVMETETYKAWDQEFLNHNVKVLAANWYGGARHFVLNKEINTPEDLAGVKVRTMKNAIATDSINAMGAVATPMSQSEVYSAVEQKALDGCENQSTSTYAQRYYEVLKVINKTNHFTLIGVPVVGTPFYDSLSPEYQKLMVDTFTGVGHDYQEIGLQEEARVEAEMEKEGVTLHEVDQTAFRERTEPLYAKFGYEELRAHLMDEMK from the coding sequence ATGAAAAAGATCCTATGTGCAATCCTGGCGCTGGCTATGATGCTCTCCATAGCTGCATGCGGTTCCAGCAGCGCCCCTGCATCCTCGGCGGCCCCGGCGGCATCCAAGGCGCCCGCGGCATCGGCGCCTGCACCCGAACCCGCGGCCGATGCGCCCGCGGGCAAAGCATCTTTTGAACTGAGCATGGCCAACACCCAGCCGGAAGCTGACGTAGAAACCCAGGCCATGATCAAATGCAAGGAAATCCTCGAGGAAAAAACCAATGGCGACATTGCCTGCACCGTGTATCCAAACTCAGAACTTGGCGACACCGACGACCTGGTTGAACAGGCCGCCCAGGGCATGTCCGTCATGGTCCCCACCGACCCGGCGAGGCTTGCGGCCTACATCCCGGAGTTCGGCATCCTGCAGATGCCCTACCTGTTCCCGGATCTGAGCTATCTTGACAAAGTCATGGAAACCGAAACCTACAAAGCGTGGGATCAGGAGTTCCTCAACCACAATGTCAAAGTGCTCGCGGCGAACTGGTATGGCGGCGCGCGTCACTTTGTCCTGAACAAAGAGATCAATACGCCGGAAGATCTGGCCGGTGTCAAGGTCCGCACAATGAAGAATGCGATCGCCACCGATTCCATCAACGCGATGGGCGCTGTCGCAACCCCGATGTCCCAGTCGGAAGTCTATTCCGCGGTGGAACAGAAGGCGCTGGACGGCTGCGAGAACCAGTCCACCTCCACTTACGCGCAGCGGTACTATGAAGTGCTGAAGGTCATCAACAAGACCAATCACTTCACCCTGATCGGCGTACCGGTCGTGGGTACCCCGTTCTATGATTCTCTCTCCCCCGAATACCAGAAGCTGATGGTCGACACCTTCACCGGCGTTGGCCATGACTACCAGGAAATCGGCCTGCAGGAAGAAGCCCGCGTCGAAGCCGAAATGGAAAAAGAAGGCGTGACCCTGCATGAAGTCGATCAGACCGCGTTCCGTGAACGGACCGAGCCGCTCTATGCAAAGTTCGGTTATGAAGAACTGCGCGCCCACCTGATGGATGAAATGAAGTAA
- a CDS encoding TRAP transporter small permease — protein sequence MKKFYKTLCKIEESICGFFLCTIVALVFLSAVGRVINHPLQWSIDISQFLLAWTALLGADLGYRSGSVLGVDILTRRFPTRQQALVKLLGTLLIGALLISFIYFGIKLSYENRLRLFQSIHLSYSWVTISLPVMSSLMLISVAADAWDAFLVLIGKKDQLMNRRA from the coding sequence ATGAAAAAGTTTTACAAAACCCTGTGTAAGATTGAAGAATCTATCTGTGGGTTTTTCCTGTGCACCATTGTTGCGCTCGTCTTTCTCTCGGCGGTTGGCCGGGTGATCAACCATCCGCTGCAATGGTCCATCGATATTTCCCAGTTTTTGCTGGCGTGGACCGCCCTTTTGGGTGCGGATCTTGGCTATCGCTCAGGCAGCGTTCTGGGAGTTGACATTCTGACGCGGAGATTTCCAACCCGCCAGCAGGCGCTGGTCAAATTGTTGGGGACCCTGCTCATAGGGGCCCTGTTAATCTCATTTATCTACTTCGGAATCAAATTGAGTTATGAGAACCGCCTGCGGCTGTTCCAGTCAATCCATCTGAGCTATTCCTGGGTGACCATCAGCCTTCCTGTGATGTCGTCACTGATGTTGATTTCGGTAGCGGCCGATGCGTGGGATGCCTTCCTGGTGCTCATCGGGAAGAAAGACCAGCTTATGAATAGGAGGGCTTGA
- a CDS encoding TRAP transporter large permease, producing the protein MALLGVSFVILLLLNVPIAFVVALSGVGFFLSHPEIPFSITVQRVVAQTQSYTFLAIPFFIFAGNLMNDSGITKRLLSLAKLLTRRMYGGLAQVNILMSTLMGGISGSACADASMEARIIGQDMIKAGYTKGYTTAVTCLSALITATIPPSLGLIIFGFVGGVSIGRLLVGGIIPGILMAVTLMTTVAITSKRRHFEPPIPDAKRATGKEILHAIRESLWALFFPIILIVGIRLGLFTPSEAGAFAVVYAIFIGKFVYKELHWKNFKVCLRNACVDTGVIMLIICMSGIFSYAITYVKAPAVLSEFILGITTNVYLLQLIIMLFLFVLGMFMDSDVNTLLLTPIFLPMVTSVGIDPVHFGVMMATIITVGIMTPPIGTACYIVCGILDCPLEEYIKESVPFFLAVLLEFAVLIFFPQVVLFLPNLIFG; encoded by the coding sequence ATGGCGTTACTTGGTGTTTCTTTTGTAATACTGCTTTTGCTCAATGTACCAATCGCTTTTGTCGTGGCGCTTTCCGGCGTGGGGTTCTTCCTGAGCCATCCGGAGATCCCGTTTTCGATCACTGTGCAGCGCGTGGTTGCCCAAACCCAGTCATACACCTTCCTGGCAATCCCCTTTTTCATCTTCGCAGGCAACCTGATGAACGACAGCGGCATCACCAAGCGGCTGCTTTCGCTTGCAAAGCTGCTGACCCGCAGGATGTACGGCGGGCTCGCGCAGGTCAATATCCTGATGAGTACGCTGATGGGCGGCATTTCCGGCTCCGCCTGCGCGGATGCCTCAATGGAGGCGCGCATCATCGGTCAGGATATGATTAAAGCGGGCTACACCAAAGGGTATACGACCGCTGTCACCTGCCTTTCCGCGCTGATCACCGCCACCATCCCGCCCAGTTTGGGGCTGATCATCTTTGGATTTGTGGGCGGCGTTTCAATTGGCCGGCTGCTGGTCGGCGGCATCATACCGGGCATCCTGATGGCAGTGACCTTGATGACAACGGTTGCCATCACCAGCAAGCGGCGGCATTTCGAACCGCCGATTCCAGATGCCAAGCGCGCGACGGGCAAAGAAATCCTGCATGCCATCCGGGAATCCCTCTGGGCGCTTTTCTTCCCGATTATCCTGATCGTCGGAATACGGCTCGGACTGTTTACCCCTTCCGAAGCGGGCGCGTTCGCGGTGGTTTATGCGATCTTCATCGGCAAGTTCGTCTATAAGGAACTGCACTGGAAAAACTTTAAGGTCTGCCTGCGCAACGCCTGTGTCGACACCGGCGTAATCATGCTGATCATCTGCATGTCCGGTATTTTCTCCTATGCCATAACCTATGTCAAGGCGCCGGCGGTCCTGTCGGAATTCATCCTTGGCATCACGACAAACGTCTACCTGCTGCAGCTCATTATTATGCTGTTCCTGTTTGTGCTGGGCATGTTTATGGACAGCGATGTGAACACCCTGTTGCTGACGCCGATTTTCCTGCCGATGGTCACCTCGGTCGGAATCGATCCGGTGCACTTTGGCGTTATGATGGCAACGATTATCACTGTGGGCATCATGACCCCGCCGATCGGTACAGCCTGCTATATCGTCTGCGGAATCCTGGACTGCCCGCTGGAAGAATATATCAAAGAATCGGTGCCGTTTTTCCTTGCGGTTCTGTTGGAGTTTGCGGTATTGATCTTCTTCCCGCAGGTGGTATTGTTCCTGCCCAACCTGATCTTTGGATAA
- a CDS encoding cupin domain-containing protein encodes MELVRNIADAFSDSENLIFHEEECETLAVNVVRLQKGEQSGLACHPDEEEIYLVTQGKGAVELNGTAYPVRPGQVIYVPRNYTHRARNTADEPFEYVCVANWPDRPGKACAE; translated from the coding sequence GTGGAACTGGTACGCAACATTGCGGATGCGTTTTCAGACAGTGAAAACCTGATCTTCCATGAAGAAGAATGCGAAACGCTGGCGGTGAACGTGGTCCGCCTGCAAAAAGGGGAACAGTCCGGGCTCGCCTGCCATCCGGATGAGGAAGAGATCTATCTCGTCACCCAGGGGAAGGGCGCCGTGGAGCTGAATGGAACTGCCTATCCGGTCAGGCCCGGTCAGGTGATCTATGTACCGCGCAACTATACCCATCGGGCCCGCAATACGGCGGACGAGCCGTTCGAATATGTCTGTGTGGCTAACTGGCCCGACCGGCCCGGAAAAGCCTGCGCGGAATGA
- a CDS encoding DUF4317 domain-containing protein: MNEKEIAEIRRRFRPDKSNISSIRGCYVNEKREIVSEFSQPLSITPQEEAEQLLSILKRTLSGTLGKNLIDITFDTRQVVDSAEHKLLMSLKNSALTDDEAVQALFSRIIQSLSIEGNYLILLACDKYDVPYRAKDGEQQEDASSEVYTYILCSICPIKMTKPALSYYIYENAFHNCKSDWIVGAPELGFLFPAFDDRSSNIYNALYYSRDIKENHKELVDAVFNTEIPMPAAEQKEAFQNLLEETLDSDCSYEIVQAVNEQLCGMIEEHKASKEPEPLVVSKKTVRHVLESCGVAEERVTAFDEKYDDTFGADTDLSPRNIVDTRQFEVRTPDVTIHVNPERSDLVETRIINGAKYILIRANEGVEVNGINISILEKNPQ; this comes from the coding sequence ATGAACGAGAAAGAAATTGCGGAAATCCGCCGCCGGTTTCGTCCGGACAAAAGCAATATCTCCAGCATCCGCGGCTGTTATGTCAATGAAAAACGGGAAATCGTTTCCGAATTCAGCCAGCCGCTGAGCATCACGCCGCAGGAGGAAGCCGAACAGCTTCTGTCAATCCTCAAGCGGACCCTCTCCGGTACGCTTGGCAAAAATCTGATCGATATTACATTTGACACCCGGCAGGTGGTGGACAGCGCGGAACATAAGCTGCTCATGTCGCTCAAAAATTCGGCGCTCACAGACGACGAAGCTGTCCAGGCGCTGTTTTCCCGCATCATTCAGTCGCTGTCGATCGAAGGCAACTACCTCATCCTTCTGGCATGTGACAAGTATGACGTTCCATACCGCGCAAAAGACGGGGAACAGCAGGAGGACGCCTCCTCGGAGGTGTATACCTACATCCTCTGCAGCATCTGCCCCATCAAAATGACGAAACCCGCCCTGAGCTATTACATCTATGAAAATGCTTTCCACAACTGCAAATCCGACTGGATCGTCGGCGCTCCGGAACTCGGCTTTTTGTTCCCCGCCTTTGATGACCGCAGTTCCAACATCTATAACGCCCTTTACTATTCGCGGGACATCAAGGAAAACCATAAGGAACTCGTTGACGCCGTTTTCAACACCGAAATCCCCATGCCTGCCGCCGAGCAGAAAGAGGCTTTCCAGAACCTTCTGGAAGAGACGCTCGACAGCGACTGCAGTTACGAAATCGTACAGGCGGTCAACGAACAGCTCTGCGGGATGATCGAAGAACACAAGGCCAGCAAAGAACCGGAACCGCTTGTGGTTTCGAAAAAAACGGTCAGGCATGTGCTGGAATCCTGCGGGGTTGCCGAGGAGCGCGTGACCGCGTTCGATGAGAAATACGACGATACCTTCGGCGCAGACACCGATCTCAGCCCGCGCAACATCGTTGACACCAGGCAGTTTGAAGTCCGCACCCCGGATGTGACGATCCATGTGAACCCAGAACGCAGCGACCTGGTCGAGACCCGCATCATCAACGGCGCAAAATACATCCTCATCCGTGCAAACGAGGGTGTAGAAGTGAACGGAATCAATATCAGCATCCTGGAAAAGAATCCGCAATAA